The Populus nigra chromosome 14, ddPopNigr1.1, whole genome shotgun sequence genome has a segment encoding these proteins:
- the LOC133673137 gene encoding protein DA1-related 1-like, with the protein MRWWTKFLKGSSHKGHYHRRYEDRYRDEPRQSVDDSSGFDKEEIECAIALSLSVEDQKGKKVIEEDTESEQSEEDYQTHQSEDDYQTHQSQEDYQTHQSEEDYQTHQPEEDEKDVNPQLEEDEQFAKAIQESLSVEPPPQARYDSGNVVPPYAFFFPSSYRICAGCNTEIGQGRFLSCLDSVWHPDCFRCDACNLPISDYEFSMSGNRHYHKSCYRNQHHPKCDVCNNFIPTNSSGLIEYKVHPFWKQKYCPSHERDGTPRCCCCERMEPRDTRYLSLDDGRKLCLECLDSAVVDTLECQPLYFEIREFYEGLNMKVEQEIPLLLVERTALNEAMEGEKNGHHHLPETRGLCLSEEQTVTTVSRRPRIGAEQRSIDIITESYRLSRRCEVTAILILYGLPRLLTGSILAHEMMHAWLRLKGYPNLRPDVEEGICQVLAHMWLDSEIYSSSGNEGASSSSSSPPPPSSKKGQQSDFEKKLGEFFKHQIESDESPAYGEGFRVGNQAVLKYGLRTTLDHIRMTGNFPV; encoded by the exons ATGCGTTGGTGGACCAAGTTTCTCAAAGGTTCTAGCCATAAGGGGCACTATCATAGGAGATATGAAGATAGATATCGGGATGAGCCTCGCCAATCAGTG GATGATTCATCAGGTTTTGacaaagaagaaattgaatgtGCTATTGCACTTTCCCTTTCTGTAGAAGatcaaaaagggaaaaaagtaATTG AGGAAGATACTGAGTCAGAACAGTCAGAGGAAGATTACCAGACCCACCAGTCAGAGGATGATTACCAGACCCACCAGTCACAGGAAGATTACCAGACCCACCAGTCAGAGGAAGATTACCAGACCCACCAGCCAGAGGAAGATGAGAAGGATGTGAACCCTCAATTGGAAGAAGATGAGCAATTTGCCAAAGCTATTCAAGAAAGTTTAAGTGTGGAGCCTCCTCCTCAAGCTCGATATGACAGTGGAAATGTAGTTCCACCTTATGCATTCTTCTTTCCATCAAGCTACAG GATATGTGCTGGGTGCAACACTGAGATTGGTCAAGGACGGTTTTTGAGTTGCCTGGACAGTGTTTGGCATCCTGATTGTTTTCGTTGCGATGCATGCAATCTGCCAATTTCTGATTATGAG TTTTCAATGTCTGGGAATCGTCATTATCACAAATCCTGCTATAGGAATCAGCATCATCCAAAATGCGATGTTTGCAACAACTTT ATTCCTACAAATTCATCTGGTCTCATTGAGTATAAGGTCCATCCTTTCTGGAAACAAAAATACTGCCCCTCACATGAGCGTGATGGAACTCCTCGTTGCTGTTGTTGTGAGAGAATGGAG CCTAGGGACACGAGATATCTATCGCTTGATGATGGAAGGAAGCTGTGTCTAGAGTGTCTAGACTCTGCAGTAGTGGATACTCTTGAATGCCAACCTCTTTACTTTGAAATACGAGAATTTTATGAAGGTTTAAATATGAAGGTGGAGCAGGAAATTCCTTTACTTTTGGTTGAGAGAACAGCCCTAAATGAGGCCATGGAGGGAGAAAAGAAT GGTCATCATCACTTGCCCGAAACCAGAGGGCTCTGCTTGTCGGAAGAACAAACTGTTACAACA GTTTCGAGGAGGCCAAGGATTGGGGCAGAACAACGTTCCATAGACATAATAACAGAATCTTATAGGCTAAGCCGTAGGTGTGAAGTGACTGCAATTCTCATTCTGTATGGCCTTCCCAG GTTGTTGACTGGTTCGATTCTGGCTCATGAGATGATGCATGCATGGCTTCGACTTAAAG GCTATCCCAACCTCCGTCCAGACGTTGAAGAAGGCATATGCCAGGTGCTGGCTCACATGTGGCTGGATTCCGAGATTTATTCTAGTTCCGGAAATGAAGGTGCTTCGTCGTCTTCAtcctcaccaccaccaccatcatcaaaGAAGGGGCAGCAGTCTGACTTTGAGAAGAAACTTGGTGAGTTTTTCAAACACCAGATCGAGTCAGATGAGTCGCCGGCTTATGGAGAAGGGTTCAGGGTAGGTAACCAGGCAGTGCTGAAATATGGCCTCCGGACAACCCTCGACCACATTCGGATGACGGGAAACTTTCCTGTTTGA